GGCTTTGAATTAAAAAGGTGTCATGCTAAATGTATGTCCCTTCTTCATTTTGCTCTTTGTTGACTTTTATCacgtttacatttttttaagcttgtaaaaacatttagttaTATTGTCATCTAGAAGCAGTTTATATCTCAGTGTCTTTtgtgaaaatgttaaactatttttCAGTAGgaataaattacttaaaagtACAGCCACAAAATTTAAAGATTGTATTGCAAGCAGTCCAAAATTCTAAAACCTCTTTGGTGAAAGTAGGAAGTAAATTTGCTTTGTGGTTTTTTTCCTTGTTAATATAGATATACATTCTTGCTATAATTTTTCTCATGGAAAGTAAAAATAttgcttatatttgtatttattcattAAGCAGGAGCTTACAAATTAGGGCATTTAATGATTTGTCAAAGGAAAATGTATACTGTGTGCATTGCTTTCACTGCAGAACTTTCATGAGATAACTTTTAACATATACCTCATTGACCTTTAAactaaaaatgacttaaatattatacacaaatgttttaattcTTTCTCATGTACAATGAAATTTACTTTGTAGTCATTGTGGACAAACAAAACGGCATGACATTTTTGAAATATGCAGTTCACAGTCACCCATATAATTCATATGTGCAGTGGAGGACAAAATGCACAACTCTATATTACTTACAGATACTACAGTTCAAATATGACTCCATTACAAGTAAAAGTTGTAAAGACAgatttttacttaagtaaaagtataaCCTACAGAAGGACTTGCTTCTAGAAGTAGGCTACTTAAAAAGATTTAGGTCTAGTTCGCTCAAAAACAAAATTATCGCATGATTTACTGAACCTCAAGCGATCTTCGATGTATATGATTACTTTTTTTTCAGATTAACACAGAATTATGCTAGAAAATGTACTGGCTGTTCCAAGCTTTAGTTAATGGTGCTTCTGATATAAAAGAGCCCAAAAAAGTCCATTCacccatccttcacagaagaaATCAATCTCACAGAGAAAATATcagtaagaaaaatatcaatatttaaaactttacaaactttCATAGTGACAAATGCAGAAGGGCAGAGAACAAAACAAAACGGATCTAAAACGAAATCTATAggattttaacattttacatttgCTGATCACTGTCATTGCGTGTACTGTGTTTTTGAAAGGGGTGTGTCTTCGGTTAAGACTGTCACAGTTAATGATATGCTGAAAAGACACCTCTGCAGTATATAACAGTTCAGGAAAAGATCATTTAACAGTACAGAACACCAGAGCAAATCTCCACGACATATAATTGTGTTGTCCTTCACCTTTCCGTGAGTATGCCATGCCTAAAGTATATATGATGTTAAACTTGATGTATTAATATCTGTGTTGTAATGTTTGAAACTATTCTTGTCTCAAATTGATGATGACAAATCAACAGTGAATAACATTCTGTATAGCGCCTGAAtgataaaagcatttaaaacGGAAATTTTCCTTCCTGTCGGCCGGATTATCTGGCATACCTCAAATCAAATACTATCATATATATTTCTGGTTTTTGtctgtattatttattttccaaGAAACTCCATCCTAATTTCTATCATTTTTATTGACTGAAATAAATGCATTCTTTCCAACATTTGTAGCTCAGCTACCAGAGTCATTGTTGTTAAAGGATCAGTTCATCACATATAAATTATGCATTTGTCTAACATTCCTGTCTGTCTTGTATGTTAATCAGTGGCTGTTTGTTTACCCCTGAGAACCATATGACTTTAACTCTGTAACAATGTTTGCTATAATCACTGCTTACTGTTGATATCATTTATTGCAGCATTGTTCATGAGCAGACTTTCAATCTGCAATTCTGTTCTCATAATCGTTCATTTCTGCTGTGATCAAAAACCTTTTTTTCAACAGTCACAAAGCAAACAGTTTCCAAGTTGTGTGATGGCAcatactatactgtatgttgcAGAATGCTACTGTATGTAAAACATTGTTTTGTTTGGGTTCAACCTGCTATAAATTCTTGCCGCAAAATTGTACTAATTTAGTGTATATGCATGTGACCTGAAATGAAAtcattgtgtgtttttgtatttctCAAAACAGTTCTTTGTCACAGGTGACATAAAAGACCAGACAATGAGCAACTTGGTCTCCTATTCAGCATCATCTGCAAATTCCACCTTTGTCCGTCCTGCTACATTCTTCATCAAAGGCTTTTCAAATTTTCCACAAGCAAAGTATTACTATGTCTTCTTGTGTGTGGTTTATGCTGTGACTGTTTTTGGGAATTTTTTCATCATGTGCGTCATCTATTTGGCCCGCAGACTTCACACGGCCAAATACGTTGCCGTATTTCACTTGGCTTTTACTGATCTGTGTGGAAGCTCGGCTGTGATTCCAAAGCTCCTGGATATGTTATTGTTTGAGCATCAGTACATTTCATATATTGAATGCTTGgcaaatatgttttttgtatttcattTTATGAACCTGCAGTCTTTTACGCTGCTCGCCTTGGCTTTTGACAGATTGATCGCTATTTGTTATCCTCTAAAGTATCATGCCATCATAACCAAATCAACCATGTCATTCATCATAGTTGGAATGTGGATTTTTTCATTTGCTTTTTTTACTCTACTTGTAGGTCTGATCAACAGGCTGTCGTTTTGTAGATCTACTGCGGTCAATAGTTATTTCTGTGATCATGGTCCTGTCATTAGCCTTTCCTGTAATAATAATTTGATCAATTTTTTGATGGGATGTATTTCGTTTGGTCTCTTGATGTGCATGCCAGTGTTGCTGGTTACCATCTCATATTTGTGCATTGCCGCAGCACTTCTTAAAATTGCGCATGGTGCAGATCGAAAAAAAGCCATGAAAACATGCACTTCTCATCTTGCATTAGTGGCTATTTTTTATCTCCCGATTTTAAGCGCAAACATTAAATCTATGTCAACATCTATTGATCTAGATTCACGTATTATTAATAATTCCCTGACACAGATTATACCACCCATGTTGAATCCCATCATATACACCCTAAAGACAGAAGAGGTCATGCAGTCCATAAAAGATCTGTATAAACGAAACAAAGTAAACAGCTCTGTGGTAATAAATGTGAAACTGAATAAATGAGAAGCTACAAATAGATCTAGATTTATTCTTTGTACTTTAACCTTTCATTGTGGAAGTACAGAAAAgcatatattttttcctttacatttctgtgtttactaatgttatgaaagaaattttgtttttgttgtataTCCATATTCTTGAAAGTTCTAAATGGCCTGTTGAACAGGACTGACTTGatgttgtaaaataaatttattataatataaataatattgtaatataatatttttcttttttgtatttttgtttgtgttgCAAGCACAAAGCTTAAGCTAAAACCtagtaaattgtttttttttatttgatgtaagtgatttgttaaaataaaaaatgaaactttttttgccatagcTACACTGTTTtgtcaaagctgtcactgggacggtagcCTACCTTTTAAAAGCtcttaatatgtaccatttaggtcagtggtttaatgacattttataaaataaattaattttcatGAATtaatcatgaattctgtgtaaataaatctcagaaaaataaggctactaaccaacagcatgGTATTGAATAATTGAATGTGTTTTGGTAATTGCAATTTTAacttttgtaatgttttatgttataCATTTTCTTCAAGGGGGCATGAAGGGATTCACTATACACAAGGAGGGTCGCACGCTGAAAAAGAAAACCACTGATTTAGGTAAAGATATGTATGCATTGGCTACCAATATGTAGATTTGAGGTACTATGCACTGTTTAGGTACAAATGAGTACGTTTTGAAAGGGAACttttgtatctttatttttGAGAGTGTACCAACTAAATCACCAAGAGATTTCCAGTCCATAAACTGAATATAATGTGACAAAATATTTCAGATATGTGCCTTAACAATATTTCTCACCAAAATTTCCCACTTTACACTATAAAGTAGTGCCCAAAAAGTCAGtatgcaaaaatatagtttGTGATTGTTTTTCTTGTGCTTAAACTGCTTGTATAACAACACCCGTGTAAACTAAACCTGAGTAACTAATGTTGTTAATACGTCATGCACGCCATGAAAAGAGATTTGTCTGTACTAGGAAACTTCTGTATACACCAATGATTTTGAGAAGTATCTATAAGTACCACTGACTGTATTTATCGATAGGATACTTCTAGAATTATACCAATTTGAATATGATGATACcaattagggatgctaaacaattaatcgcgattaatcgttagcagaataaaagtttttgtttacatcacatatgtgtgtaaactgtgtataataaatatgtatatatataaatatgaacacattcatgtataattttaagaaaaaaaaatatatattaagtatttatatttatatataatatcaattatacataaatatacaaatgtatatacacatgtaaacatttctaaaacatatacatgcatgtgtgtacatttatttatacaaagttattatacacagttcacacacatatatgatgtaaacaaaaacttttattctgctaacgattaatcgcgattaatcgttaagcatccctaatacCAATCTTGCTGAGGTATCCTACCATAGTGCAGCCATTTATTGTCAAGTAATCACATCAAAGATTTTGTCAGGTGTCCCCATTGGTATAAAAACCACTTCCAAAATCTTGAACTATTGGGATACTACCCCACCCAAACCCCTCCAAACCAGAGAGAATAGAATTGAGtctgaaatatttatttaatataaaaatacccGACATTTCCACAATCGTCATGAAGCTATATTACGCACAAATAttaaaagttataaaaaatatttggaaCAATACTatttcatatataaatatacagagaaaacaatataaaaaaggACCTAAATGCATTAAAGGCATTAAAGGAAATACAAACAAATTAACCAAATAAAAGAAACAATGAAAAGTACATTAAAGGCAATACCATGCTGTATAATGTAATAAAtctaataaaatgaacaacaacGTAAGAAACCAGTCCTAGATCCAAACACAGAGCTCTGTCCTAGAATTATTCAAAGATTTCTAAAGCATATACTTGTCTCCAAAGGTAACATGGTTGCTCCTTTGTCTCATCAGAAATTTCTTGATCGACACATGGGTCAAGTGACAGTTTatagcagtggttttcaaaccctGGGTCGCGACCCTCTCGTGGGTCGCGGAAATTAAAAACTGGGTCGCCAAGaaagatttcaaaaaaatgttactaaaataatttattcaattttattataaaaactataataattacaacacacttgaataaaagcacagtaaaatatcttttaaatacactaaataaaaaaatactccacCACTGTGTCACATGACCCATGTGCGTGCGCAGCTTACTGTATTAAATTCATAGACAGCAGATTAAATTGCGCACGGGGTCacagacattttttaaatgatgcaaggggaaataaaaactcctaaataaaaatgtgtttggtctgatttaacaaaatatatatttttaatgtatttgattggtttgtcgAAAGTGAGCGCGGAAATGTTTAGTTGTTTGCTAAGCAAAGCGCCACCGTTACGACACGGTTGAGTTTTGCAGTAAGACTGACACGTTATGGTTCTGCTGTTATCTTTGAACTATTTTCGCTGCTGAAaccacaaaaacagtcaacattgAGACTAAAGGATGTTGAATCATTAGCgtgttttggtgattgttat
This window of the Paramisgurnus dabryanus chromosome 10, PD_genome_1.1, whole genome shotgun sequence genome carries:
- the LOC135738597 gene encoding olfactory receptor 6F1-like gives rise to the protein MSNLVSYSASSANSTFVRPATFFIKGFSNFPQAKYYYVFLCVVYAVTVFGNFFIMCVIYLARRLHTAKYVAVFHLAFTDLCGSSAVIPKLLDMLLFEHQYISYIECLANMFFVFHFMNLQSFTLLALAFDRLIAICYPLKYHAIITKSTMSFIIVGMWIFSFAFFTLLVGLINRLSFCRSTAVNSYFCDHGPVISLSCNNNLINFLMGCISFGLLMCMPVLLVTISYLCIAAALLKIAHGADRKKAMKTCTSHLALVAIFYLPILSANIKSMSTSIDLDSRIINNSLTQIIPPMLNPIIYTLKTEEVMQSIKDLYKRNKVNSSVVINVKLNK